One genomic window of Cercospora beticola chromosome 5, complete sequence includes the following:
- a CDS encoding uncharacterized protein (MEROPS:MER0000338), translating into MRSFIAALLAVPAAIAAPVLLNTRQEDSIAGSWIVRVNQNSVLSDVISQVSSALGGAEAKHTYEFGNFKGFSIDGVDNLLGLVANIASIESIEPNTRVTTSALVTQSNVPSYGLARISHRENGATDYVYDDSAGEGTFSYIIDTGIRTTHQDFGGRAVFGASFVDGEQEGDGNGHGTHVAGTTGSTTYGVAKKTTLIAVKVLGAEGSGSNAGVLAGIDWAVNDAKSKGRIGKAVGNLSLGGPLSPATNAAVAEAVAEGLFLAVAAGNSGLPTITASPASAPEVCTVGASDDQDRRASYSNFGLLVDVFAPGSNITSTWIDSDSDTNTISGTSMASPHVAGLGAYLLALEGPQDPQALCSRIQELSTKNALNLGLQLFSGNRLAYNGNGA; encoded by the exons ATGCGTTCTTTCATTGCTGCCCTGCTGGCCGTGCCAGCCGCAATCGCTGCGCCTGTCCTCCTCAACACCAGACAAGAAGATTCCATTGCCGGATCATGGATCGTTCGCGTCAACCAGAATAGCGTCCTGTCCGACGTGATCTCGCAGGTCTCATCCGCGCTCGGTGGAGCTGAGGCTAAGCACACCTATGAGTTCGGCAACTTCAAGGGTTTCTCCATCGATGGAGTTGACAACCTTCTTGGTTTGGTGGCCAATATCGCCTCGATCGAGTCCATTGAGCCAAACACTCGCGTCACAACCTCGGCGCTCGTCACACAGTCGAATGTCCCATCGTACGGTCTGGCCCGTATCTCGCACCGTGAAAACGGCGCCACTGACTACGTCTACGACGACTCCGCTGGAGAGGGTACTTTCTCGTATATCATCGATACAGGTATCAGGACAACACACCAGGATTTCGGTGGCCGTGCCGTCTTCGGTGCCAGCTTCGTTGATGGCGAGCAAGAGGGTGATGGAAATGGACACGGTACTCAC GTCGCTGGCACAACTGGCTCAACCACCTACGGTGTCGCCAAGAAGACTACTCTCATCGCCGTGAAGGTTCTCGGAGCTGAGGGATCTGGATCCAACGCCGGTGTCCTCGCAGGTATCGACTGGGCCGTCAATGACGCCAAGTCCAAGGGCCGCATCGGCAAGGCCGTCGGCAACTTGTCTCTGGGTGGTCCTCTCAGCCCAGCCACCAACGCCGCTGTCGCTGAGGCCGTCGCCGAGGGTCTCTTCCTCGCTGTCGCCGCTGGTAACTCTGGTCTCCCAACCATCACTgcctctccagcttctgctccagAGGTCTGCACCGTCGGTGCTTCCGATGACCAGGATCGCCGCGCTTCGTACTCCAACTTCGGTCTCCTTGTTGACGTTTTCGCCCCTGGCTCAAACATCACCTCCACCTGGATCGATAGCGACTCTGACACCAACACCATCTCCGGTACTTCCATGGCTAGCCCTCACGTTGCTGGTCTTGGTGCCTACCTTTTGGCACTCGAGGGTCCACAAGATCCTCAGGCACTCTGCAGCCGCATCCAGGAGTTGAGCACCAA GAACGCTCTTAACCTTGGTCTGCAACTCTTCTCTGGAAACAGACTTGCCTACAACGGCAATGGTGCTTAG